A window from Corynebacterium urogenitale encodes these proteins:
- a CDS encoding DUF732 domain-containing protein, with product MTLNSPRGTATPTGVTRRGARPLRTLLVAAAATTLFGLTACGDDSTVDNSQSEVAIPSVSESAKPSDSAAEESGDAETSDSEASDRNNPAPAPEDSGAEEVESIPELSNRTPEDEDYLNKLREGGIDLGKVDAANAPGGIEDQLIAAARGFCQTEEAGSPDVFTALAAGQLKTQGVIDREPQELQPIIVDAARSAYCG from the coding sequence ATGACTCTCAACTCACCCCGCGGTACAGCAACTCCGACTGGCGTGACCCGTCGTGGTGCGCGGCCCCTGCGCACCCTCCTGGTGGCCGCTGCGGCAACCACCCTGTTTGGGCTGACTGCCTGCGGCGATGATTCGACCGTCGATAATTCGCAGTCTGAGGTTGCGATCCCGAGCGTGAGTGAATCTGCAAAGCCGAGCGATTCGGCGGCAGAGGAGAGTGGCGATGCCGAGACCTCCGATAGCGAGGCCTCGGATCGGAACAACCCCGCGCCAGCCCCAGAGGATTCCGGTGCAGAAGAGGTAGAAAGCATCCCGGAGCTGTCCAATAGGACTCCGGAGGACGAGGACTACCTAAATAAACTCCGCGAAGGGGGGATCGACCTGGGAAAGGTTGATGCTGCCAATGCTCCAGGTGGGATCGAGGACCAGTTGATTGCCGCCGCCCGTGGATTCTGCCAAACCGAAGAGGCTGGCTCCCCGGATGTCTTCACAGCGCTGGCCGCTGGTCAGCTGAAGACTCAAGGCGTGATCGACCGTGAGCCGCAAGAACTTCAGCCAATCATCGTTGATGCTGCCCGTTCTGCGTACTGCGGTTGA
- a CDS encoding cutinase family protein, with product MRKIFTVVAVVILLAAIVVGVGQWMNTHRGGPLPGQPPSPAGPTPPASEIEAVNPPGCSAYELIAAPGTWESNPNDDPLNPTANPRSLLLTVTNPLKEQFGEQALKVWTVPYTAQFRNFNALHEMSYDDSRKEGMERINAELRATHEACPATRFLLVGFSQGAVLTGDLAAEIGNGRGVVPADTIAGVTVIADGRQEDGKGTLVGNKGIKGTGAEIALNPVSGVIQPIVPGATMRGPRSDGFGELNDRVNSLCAPRDLVCDAPRELGDVLKRAQDLVNNNVVHSQYATNPNVVPGMTTPEWIIGWVGEIVQQ from the coding sequence ATGCGCAAGATCTTCACAGTTGTCGCTGTTGTCATTCTCCTCGCGGCGATCGTTGTCGGCGTCGGGCAATGGATGAACACTCACCGAGGCGGACCTCTTCCCGGTCAACCGCCGTCTCCCGCCGGGCCGACCCCTCCGGCCTCCGAGATCGAGGCAGTGAACCCGCCGGGTTGCTCCGCCTACGAGCTCATTGCTGCGCCGGGCACCTGGGAGTCCAACCCCAATGATGACCCACTGAACCCCACGGCGAACCCTCGCTCTCTGCTGCTCACGGTGACCAACCCACTCAAGGAACAGTTCGGCGAGCAAGCTCTCAAGGTGTGGACGGTTCCTTACACTGCGCAGTTCCGCAACTTCAATGCCTTGCACGAGATGAGCTATGACGACTCGCGCAAGGAGGGGATGGAGCGTATCAATGCTGAGCTGCGTGCAACGCACGAAGCATGCCCAGCCACGCGCTTCCTTCTCGTCGGGTTCAGCCAGGGCGCTGTGCTCACGGGTGATCTCGCTGCCGAAATTGGTAACGGTCGCGGCGTTGTCCCTGCGGACACCATTGCTGGGGTGACTGTTATTGCCGATGGTCGCCAAGAGGACGGCAAGGGCACCCTCGTGGGCAACAAGGGCATCAAGGGAACGGGTGCGGAGATCGCGCTCAACCCGGTCAGTGGGGTGATCCAGCCGATCGTTCCCGGTGCCACGATGCGCGGTCCGCGTTCGGATGGCTTTGGCGAGCTCAACGATCGTGTCAATAGCCTCTGTGCTCCCCGCGACCTCGTATGCGACGCGCCACGCGAATTGGGCGACGTGCTCAAGCGTGCCCAGGATTTGGTGAACAACAACGTGGTTCACAGTCAGTACGCCACGAATCCGAATGTTGTGCCTGGCATGACTACACCCGAGTGGATCATTGGCTGGGTAGGCGAAATTGTGCAGCAATAA